AGTCCACATTTGTGTTAATGttgaaaatatgtattttctttttctttttccttttcacttCAACTTATAAAGGTTATGTAGACCCTATTGCTAAAGGGGATGATGCTGCACAGAGGATAGAAACTGGTAGAATTGTTGTCATATGTCATTTCATTtaatgaaaaactttatttgataTACTGTAGATTTTTCTCAGTCAGAGCTCTAACACCCTTGAAAAGCTTTACAAACATCTTCCAGTGATGATGTGTTAAAGGCAGGCGCCTAAACATTTATCCtatgcatgttttatttatttatttctatcttttttgtacatgtaaaaccttaaaaaagggtttatttgaaacaatacaaaacaatacaagttaaaagtgaaatgtgcaatataaatagatttttccttttaccggtaattattttgttttaactgaGAAAGTCCTACTGAGATCAGcagatctctttttcaagggcaAAAACCTGAAACTTTGAATATATTAAAAGGAAAGAACATTTCTATCAGATATCAAtcaaaatattttggaaaaaattagggtttactgtacttttTCTGGGTCAGGTTGGGCCTGGATCCTGTCCCGGAGGGACGGAGTATCAACAGTCCCTAAgatgatggggaaaaaaatagtaaaaaggcAGGTTAGGCAATATtcctaaacaaagaaaaagtctgttttttttattacttcacTTAGGGGTTCAAGGAATTTTCCACGATATCAAAAAGTCAGCAGAACGTAAGAGCAGAGCGGAGATCCCCTGTGACAGTGGGCGGAGACTTACCGGGACAAATGCAGTTGCAGCGGATGCCTTGCTCGATGAAATCTGCCGCTATGGATTTGGTGAGTCCTATTACAGCAGCCTTCGATGTGCTGTAGACGAAACGGTTCACCACACCTGCATTCACAGGGAACAACCGTCATTCACAAACTAGCATGTGAAGAAGAAGCTTTTGATCACACATGCAATAAAAACTATCaaacaaaagagagaaaagtataAATTCAATAGTCAACATTTATGTTTTGGCTTTTTAAAAGTGTAAAGTCTCACtaaatcatgttttgatctattgtaaaagtgtctccagttgtcttttaaatatgattatgccatttttagccaaaacatacaaacaaaagagttgttttctaggacaaaatttctgcagagcagcaggagtttaacAAGAGTTGTGGGCTAACATCACCgccacaacaaaaatggcgagcaatattggaggtaTCCAattgtacagttttaagccagatgacacctcagatgaggaaaacaaacacgtCTAGTCAtttacaagtggatgtatcagaatgaagcggagccaAGCAgcaccaagaacatgttagaaacacccaaaacaggattttcatctcagtgggtctttaaaggaaagTTAGCAAATTGTTTACAAATTCAAGTGCTCaagtgctcttttttttttttatctgaattaTTGATAAACtagaaaaaacagaattccAGTCTGTGGAAGCGTCTTCTTGCCTGTCCCAATAGAATGAGTGAAGACTTTTGGGataaaaaagcagcaaagaaaCGTATGTGACATTTTGTTTGcagaaataatttcaaaatgtgctttttccACAATTGCCGCAAACACTAAGGAGAATATTTTTACCTTTAATGCTTGAAGCAACTGAAGACATGTTAATAATATTTCCTGATTTCTTTTCCAACATCTAGagagacaaaaaacacaacatataacAGTGACTGACTTCATTTAGTAGTTCATATTAGCCAACAAAGAATGAGCCCAGCTTTGATGGCTCACTAAATACGTGTCGTTTTGTCCAGTGTAGAGTAAAGAGGGTTGGGGTTAGCCACCTTGGGCAGGAAAGCCTTGCACATGAGATACATGCTCCGCACATTGACATTCATTGTGAAGTCCCAGTCAGCCTCCTCGCAGTTCAAGATGCTGCCATGGTGCACAAACCTGTACCAACATTTAAAGCTTTAGTGCATGTCATCACAGGCTCCAGACCATAATGCCTCTTATTGGGGGATAACACAATGGTGGAAACTAGAAATGTGGTTGAGGTGAATGTCATCAGTCTCTGTGCTTTACCAAAGCATCAGCAGTAGTCCTTTAAAAAGGATTGACAGCAGCTCAAGCTGAGATTTAACCCTTTCGATGCAAGGACTTTGGAGTGGCGATTAAGCAGGGGCGTAAACAAGTGAGGCAACCGTTTACAGGAACAAAAAGTTGGGCTGTTCTCTAAAGAGAAGGAGAgtgggacacacacacaccctgcaACATTGAACACCACATCCACATGAGCGTGTTCTTGAGCCAAAGCTTCTACTTCCTCCTTTTTGGTCACATCCACCACTTTGGTTCTGATTCCTAAAATCAGGAAGAAAACGGATCAGTGCACACAGTTTTAATGTGCATTTCTACATCCTCTTCTATGAGTGAGAGTACATGCATGTGTGCTGACAGCCTTAGCAGCAAAAACTCGTTCAATAacccttttttctctccaccATTTATTTCTGGTAGACTTTAGTCTGCCAAATACTTCTACAGTCTATGATGGTCGCTTATGACCAGCGACTTGCAGAGAGGTTAAGGGTTGGCGATGCTCAGATTCCTCTAATTTACAATTTCAGTAactaaagtttttgtttgtgctaaacaaaaagttaaacataagcAGTTTCCACTTAACACATAAATACACTTGTATTTAAGGATTATGGttaattataaatatattaCAACTTCTGCTGTTTTGCAGAAGCATacatatttttgtgtgtttttatacatttttttttaattatcaagTTTTGCTATAAAAGTTGATGAATTGAGCACTTTGTTTCAAACTTGTCACAAGATGATATGATTTGGTAAATGAAGCATTTTTGAAAGCTCCACACACTCAAACCCAAACTAAGTCACAGCTTTAGAGGTtgtgttttaaacttaaaagtCAAATCCATAACAATTAAGatgtaaaatgacagaaaaatctcCCACTGTCCAGGCCTTAAGCCTCTTGTAatccagcagatggcagcagcagaCCACTCTCTTTATCTTACCTCTAATTCCTTCCAGCTTCTTCAGCTTTTCTCCATTTATGTCTGTTGCAGTGACCTGAGCTCCTTCATTTGCAAAAGCCTGAATTTAAAAAGGTTGAGTTAGTTCCAAACATCTATGTCTGTCATGGCagttttttgctcctttttttttttttgcaaaagatgGTTactaacagccttttttttctattatagaAGTAGGAATACATTTGCCAGATGGATATTTTCAAATCCACAGACCTCTTAAAATTATTTAGAGACTAAATAGTAAATTCCTTAAGTAAGACACATCCAATAAAATTGATTTGACCAATGTGAGTAAGGCAGTTTATCAAAATAATAGCTTATAGgaaaatactgtattttccggactataagtcgctgcagagtataagtcgcaccagcccaaaaatgcattataaagtagaaaaaacacagataagtcgcactggactataagtcgcattttgacgggaaatttatttgacaaaatctgagaccaagaactaataacttgcacaatctcatatgacacaatcatagcagactgtttatctcataatttcatagtaattctttctcatacttatttatttattcctttcttgaAGCATAGTtgtccaactaatactctgttttcatcctgtatttgtagaaacagttgtcatttttattgcatttctgaatctatgaaatcattggaaaatagaaaattatgtttttagccttcaagatcttactgtaaaaaaagtttgctgattctctgagtcacttaacatactcttaacacttaacatacctcatacaacaaattgacccaggaacatcatctctgttcctcacaaatgaacataacaggagggttaacaatgtatttatttcaatttatttctaatataagtcactgctgagtataagtcgcaccctttgccaaactatgaaaaaaagggcgacttatagtccgtaAAATACGGTAGTTGTTGATGATAAAACATTGTCTACACAAGGAATGGCTAAAATACGTGATGCAGGTCAAACTATTCATAAATGTTACATTTGCAACCTTAAACTATTTGGAATTTGTTACAATGTAATTTGGAAGAAAATTGTAACAAAATCTACATACAATTGCTGCAGCACGTCCAATTCCCTGCGCAGCAGCAGACAGCACAATCACTTTCCCATCCAGGCGACCCATGATGCACCTTTCACGGCGGCTGTGAAACAGGCGAAAATACAGCACTGATCAATAAGAAGATCATTATGATGATAAACACAAAACCTGTTTGTTCATTAGCTGTGTTCACTGTCTATTaaacaaacagcttttattGGGAAATCTGTGGCTGATGACATAAATGTTTCTAAATGAAGAGATacaaagattcaagattcaaagggtttattgtcataCGCACAGTgagaaacgggtttccctgcactATGAAATTCTTACTTTGGTGTCTACTCCGAGTGCCAAAACCTATACAGGAAACTGAAAATTTGCacaaaacatacacacaaaaaacacaagatgtcgtGCAAATTTCTATATGcaaagcaaaaagtaaaaaagaaataaaaataaaacgagaaaaacccatttaaagcaataaataacACAAGATAACAGCTAACTGTTAAAGATGATTGTGTGTGGCTGCACCAAGAAAAACAGGCCAGTAGCTTCCACTATTATCCATCCTATCATGGCTTATGAAAACTCACCAATCAGAATTATGTAACTCAGAATTTTCTAATAACTTCTGCAGACTTTACAGCATTTATAAATCACATTGATGACCATTTTAAGGATCACAGAACGCTAGTGACAGTTTCAAAGTCCCATGCTATAAACCTTACAAACCTTTTAAGTAAATATTCTATTTGATAGCAGGTAATGTGAATGAGAGCTTATGCTGTATCTTATTAAACATGAACTTCGCCAATACGGTCTTTTCTCATCAgtttctttcaaagtaaaacataaagctTAATTTCAtgacgcttttattttgaaaaccagaCACCCTCTTTTAAGCTCTAACTAGGTTGCAACTAGagtaaaatgttaataaatgatGGGACTCTTGACAATGACAATACTAAATGTTCTTGTAACGATTTCgttacaagaacatttttacattttaacgaAGTTTGCATTAAAATATCTTATATTAGAGAAAGTTCGCTAAAAGTTGCGTTAAAGCAAAAGAGAAGGGGATTTCAAACCACACGCAGCTCCTGCAATGCGAACAAGGCCTATGATGAGACAACTGCGTGTTCACTCCGACAGCACGCATTTCTGTTATTAATACTTGCATAACACCGAGGACGACTTTTCATTACTAACTAGAAATTACTTCGTGCTTTCATCCAagcaataacaaaaagaaaacccaaaactGGTGGTCAAAACCACGGGAATTTGTTGAGAACTTACTTTTTGGCTGCACAGCAATCACAACGACAGACGAAAGGGAAAAGACACGTGATGTCGTTCTTGGATTCCTATTGGTTCGAGACCAGGAAGTAGTTCCATAGAACCTGCTACACTTGGACTATGGAAGTTCAAAGTGGAAATGACCCAATCTACAAACCGTCACTGCATTGACTAAAgacaaaacaacttttatttttacacgtTTCTTTACAGGAGATTAGAgccaatgtaaaaaaagttttttttaaacgttttcctCTTTATTGAAGGCTATTCCTTAAGTATGCTGCAGTTTACTAAAAGCACTTACTCACTAAAAGTGGGAATGTTGTATAATTCAGTTTACCTTTGATATACAATCTTTATTTTGCAAATCTTAACTGTTTCCATTTTTGTCTGAGAATGTTTTCAGTTATACTTTCTGCATTACTTGTATTAGGTCTACGATAAACATGCTGTGCTAATATTCAggtatactttttaaaataaacttcagtGTACAGTACTACTTTTTGCTTAGGGATTTGTCCAGTCTTAATCTCCTCATCACACCTTCACTTTGAaatattggggggaaaaaagaaaacattctgtttgttttacctTTGCAAAACATTTCGCATATTGAATGCAATGAAAAGTAAGTGAGTAAAGGTCATACCTAAAGGTTTCaatattcaaacaaaaaaatcccccttgataaaagtagtacacttaaaGTATATTTACTTGAGTGTTAGTATAAGTACTGTATATAAGTCATGTACAAGTAATGCAATAGTGATATTAACtcaatacttcttcagactaaattgtaacattttaaacttaCAACACAtagtttataataataatttcaagtATAGTGCATCACTTGTAGTATAGACTTATTTTTGTAATAGACTTAAGTAGACTACTTTCTGCTAAAGGAAGTCAAGCAAAAGTTCCCAGATGAACAGTTTGTTTATATCTGTTGCAAAAATCAATTCTTACATACATATTGAAGGGGTATTTATTGAATTGCAGAGTTTACAGGAATGAGCCTcaatattttttccaaatgcGTCAGTCATTGCTAACTGTGGGAAGACATTTTGCACAATCATCTGACTGCACCACAGACCGTTTATACAGCCATTATTTGCAAACTTTAAAGTGTGCAGTTTCACTAAGTATGTGCAATGTTTATACTGTAAAAGATCTTGTATCTCATTTAAAAGATCGTCAGACACATttaaactaaagtctcaaaaagtttttcaatcgtaaataaatctaaacatattgGAATGCAACTATATATGTATTGTACTACtccttaatattaccatatttcacctactgaATAGAAATTTGAGGGAATAATTATAACTcattacatttttctctttttacttaaaacaagccatcagaattgtacataaagccggatatcttgatcatacaaacaatttattttatcaatctagACTTTCAAAACTAtatgaccttgtggatttttaaacttttatacagagccagtcgccaaatcgttaccattcaatataaaaaaacagttcttagaaaatgaaggaggctacagactgaggggatgtagaaacttcaagatcaaattgataagaaccacaaagaaaagtttctgtgttggtgtgtggcactaaactatcaacgggttaagtaatgagctcaaacaatgttcaaatattcaagaaaatgtataaagaaactgtgatttcaggatatgaagataagaggatttaaggatcaacaggtgtttgaataatttcaAAAACATGTGTGAACTTTATTGTGGTAAAATAATCagttcttttaattacaaccaagtattacattgtaatgtgcaataatgattactgaaatgttttaattataatCAATAAGCTATcaattttgtttacttgatctgcaatgtgtagcaaaaaTTAATGGTTTattgtgatcatgtgttctaacgataatcaattattattacatatcggtaccgttactgtttactgaaatcatgaatgaatgttttctgaagatcatcaatcattactaggtactggattttgttacttcaaGAGAATCTATccgatcagaaccggatttaaaaacactgttaaactatcaaatgaatgaactcagtaggggtgggattatttaAGTtagcttcttcccactccttttcaagcaataaatcaaactctacttaactttagttaattatctctatatttaataaagcaaatgtgatttaagtgactttttgtttttttgtctttttaaactatgcatttcaacatttttgtaatgagtttgaaaaatatttgtaatttctttttttgctttgactacaatgcttgaaataaatcaatagataaatttaaaaaataatctaataTTGCAGAAGCAGGCCCGACATGTCTTCTTTTGAAACTGGTTGTGGACATGACGTGTTTAAGAAAAAGCATAATTTACTGCTTACACGTCTAGGAAGCATAAAGCAGGCTCATCTGAAAATTTTATTATGTATATGCTGCTTTTGAGGCCCATTTTTATAGGGTTCAGTTTTCTCAGACTTAAAGTTAGTGCTTCATGTGTTGCCACAgatttgaaatgtgtttttgacctGTGTGAGTGTTAACTTCATGCTGTCAAAGAgcttatttgtcattttaagaCCACGTGAAGGAGGGATGCTCTGTATCATGTCCAGTATCATGCGGTGTAGCTTTACAGAtcgtgtcagaccgtggaacaagtgaaaaaaattattaacgatttgtgatcttcactggtgtccatggattaaatgaaatgctCTTCACCTTTACCCACCTGTGTTATGCTAGGGATAacccgtcaatgtaaggatcacgtcatctggaccccataggatagcacagaAGACATCAACTATCATCAAATTCTAAAAAGAGAGGAATAGAAGAAGCCGACACCAACCGTGGACTGGCCTGTGAGACACCTGGTGCATCACAGCGCTGTCAACAGGCAACAACATCAGAAGAGGATTGAGCGGGAAAACCAAGTGAGTTATGAGTCTTTGCtccaaaacagaacatttttctttaaccttaATACATTTCAAGAATGATGCACGCGTTATAAAATACTCAATATAAAACGGACtgttttaatactttttatttgtttgtctgcTGAGTGCCAAACACAGTGAACAAAGCTGTTCACTGTTTAGGACGTCTCTACTTACATTAGACATGACACAATAAGTGGAGGATTATTTCCTTTGCTTGATGATCATTTAAAAATcatacaatgtgatttcctggattcttttgcTATATCCTGTTTCACAATTAAAATGTAACTATGATGAACGTTACAGACCTCTCTCAAACTTTACCATGAGAAAACGAGGAAATCTATTGACtgacaaaaaactgtttctccACTACATATGGAATATTTCATGCAGATTTTAGCTTTAAACAGGATTTctgaaacaaaattatataaacaacaCAAGTATACctaactttgattccaagagtgtgtttAGAGAGTGTGATgagaaatgggggttacatttgttttgcgtttgattaaataaaagcaaaatttgctttaagttgtctgccgtttgtacttattgctttcctttagtagggggtggggggatccggaaaaaatcggaaatcgattg
The sequence above is a segment of the Oryzias latipes chromosome 1, ASM223467v1 genome. Coding sequences within it:
- the bdh2 gene encoding 3-hydroxybutyrate dehydrogenase type 2, translating into MGRLDGKVIVLSDATQGIGRAAAIAFANEGAQVTATDINGEKLKKLEGIRGIRTKVVDVTKKEEVEALAQEHAHVDVVFNVAVRRERCIMGRLDGKVIVLSAAAQGIGRAAAIAFANEGAQVTATDINGEKLKKLEGIRGIRTKVVDVTKKEEVEALAQEHAHVDVVFNVAGFVHHGSILNCEEADWDFTMNVNVRSMYLMCKAFLPKMLEKKSGNIINMSSVASSIKGVVNRFVYSTSKAAVIGLTKSIAADFIEQGIRCNCICPGTVDTPSLRDRIQAQPDPEKAYKDFMARQKTGRMCTAEEVAHLCVYLASDESAYVTGTEHIIDGGWSL